A single region of the Nicotiana sylvestris chromosome 6, ASM39365v2, whole genome shotgun sequence genome encodes:
- the LOC138871638 gene encoding uncharacterized protein, whose protein sequence is MSLSVYRLQLHLEGQQFVSFKNNVDINTIVNNPIIKKTMLTEFFYMNQTDEDVIELNLLYKEFPEYFVWSSSDKFWALRKQRSAISRIVMCHPTEGEQYYLRLLLMHVRGPKSYNDLLTVNGESWSTFRESAEKRGLLHCDNSLEECMSEAASYQLSYSLRRLFAKLLVYCNPTNPRQLWE, encoded by the coding sequence ATGTCTCTAAGCGTTTATCGTCTTCAGCTACATCTTGAAGGCCAACAATTTGTTTCCTTCAAGAATAATGTTGATATAAATACAATCGTGAACAATCCGATAATTAAAAAAACGATGTTAACAGAATTCTTCTATATGAACCAAACTGATGAAGATGTTATAGAGCTAAATTTACTGTACAAGGAATTCCCTGAATACTTTGTATGGTCCTCCAGTGACAAATTCTGGGCACTTCGAAAACAACGCTCTGCTATTAGTCGAATCGTAATGTGTCATCCAACAGAAGGTGAACAGTATTATCTCAGATTACTACTAATGCATGTGCGTGGACCGAAATCATATAATGATCTTTTGACAGTAAACGGAGAATCTTGGAGTACTTTCAGAGAGTCCGCGGAGAAAAGAGGATTGTTACATTGTGATAATAGTTTGGAAGAATGCATGTCTGAAGCAGCAAGTTATCAACTATCATACAGCTTAAGgcgtttatttgctaaattattGGTCTATTGTAATCCTACTAATCCAAGACAATTATGGGAGTAA
- the LOC138871639 gene encoding uncharacterized protein, whose protein sequence is MLEVFDLLLKDLMNTNVLFGGKVVVLGGDFRQTLPVVRNGKKEDFINESLLYYRIWYELEKLKLSENMRAKIDPPFCDYLMRIGNGQEQASSTNKIKFYDSLVIPFTTERESLDKLFTVTYPNLNSFNSNTFCTNSRVILTTKNDFVNEINDMLIDQFPGILRTFIGANSAMYY, encoded by the coding sequence ATGCTAGAAGTTTTTGATTTGCTTTTAAAAGATCTCATGAATACAAATGTTTTATTTGGTGGGAAAGTCGTTGTCTTAGGAGGTGACTTTAGACAAACTCTTCCTGTTGTGCGAAATGGAAAGAAAGAAGATTTCATTAATGAAAGTTTGTTATATTATAGAATTTGGTATGAACTTGAAAAATTAAAATTGTCTGAGAATATGAGAGCAAAAATAGATCCTCCATTTTGTGATTATTTAATGAGAATTGGAAATGGACAAGAACAAGCTAGCTCAACAAACAAGATTAAATTTTATGATTCTTTGGTTATTCCTTTCACAACTGAAAGAGAATCTTTAGATAAGCTATTCACAGTGACATATCCAAATTTGAATTCGTTCAACTCCAACACATTTTGTACAAATTCTCGTGTAATTTTGACTACAAAAAATGATTTTGTCAATGAAATCAATGACATGCTTATTGACCAATTTCCAGGAATACTAAGAACATTTATCG